From Pseudomonadota bacterium, a single genomic window includes:
- a CDS encoding serine/threonine protein kinase encodes MIEPTAPPAADPWIDRVIDSRYRVIERIGRGGMGSVYKVEHVRMGKIAALKLLHRELGQEPAVAARFRQEAEAISRLNHPNIVQVFDFGQIGDTLYLVMEYLSGENLGVLLRRQGAWPLARCVRVLAQVCDALSEAHATGIIHRDLKPENIQIARTQSGQDLVKVVDFGLSKMIDREQDAMETRRGALVGTPHYMSPEQIRGLPIDLRCDIYSLGAVTYRMLTGQHVFAAPTPLAVLTKHMSEAVVPPSQLVPAGAVPRAVDHVVICALAKEREQRYASTQQFKDALLGAANRAVGDDSAAPALPQPSDASDLDRRVELPERRRADQLDALPLIGGQTLGTDPETALFARGLRRARLLRGALLLGTLALLGGAFYRYAIRQPAALAPLREHEPNDTPADATLLRPGQPVTGLLGQRLSAAESDRDWYRLVVVGSAAQQLTAQVSALPNMDLTLELYDGRGQRLAAADSAGHGLGELLPAWPVTTGSYYLLVREVWHVGRIPTENVTDTYRLEAALATPPAPWELEPNDAEGSANSLAVGTTVEGLLGSTSDEDTYRVEVPHPRLVGEVSAIAGVDLVVEIWRQGSARHKIIDAHGKGASELISGIRAHRERPIFVRVRRKDQRKRLEEAPMGLDQPYRLRVWPKDAAPPRRTRRDARP; translated from the coding sequence GTGATCGAGCCCACTGCCCCACCTGCTGCCGACCCCTGGATCGACCGTGTGATCGACAGCCGCTACCGCGTGATCGAGCGCATCGGTCGCGGCGGGATGGGCAGCGTCTACAAGGTCGAGCACGTGCGGATGGGCAAGATCGCAGCGCTCAAGCTGCTGCATCGCGAGCTCGGCCAGGAGCCCGCGGTTGCCGCCCGCTTCCGTCAAGAGGCGGAGGCGATCAGCCGACTCAACCACCCGAACATCGTCCAGGTCTTCGATTTTGGTCAGATCGGCGACACGCTCTATCTGGTGATGGAGTACCTCTCCGGCGAAAACCTCGGCGTGTTGCTGCGGCGGCAGGGGGCATGGCCCCTAGCGCGCTGCGTCCGGGTGCTGGCCCAGGTCTGCGACGCCCTGAGCGAGGCGCACGCGACCGGGATCATCCACCGCGACCTCAAGCCGGAGAACATCCAGATCGCGAGGACGCAGTCCGGACAGGACCTGGTTAAGGTGGTCGACTTCGGCCTCTCGAAGATGATCGATCGCGAGCAGGATGCGATGGAGACGCGGCGCGGTGCGCTGGTCGGCACGCCGCACTACATGTCGCCCGAACAGATCCGCGGGCTGCCCATCGACCTGCGTTGTGACATCTACAGCCTCGGCGCCGTGACCTACCGCATGCTGACGGGACAACACGTCTTCGCGGCCCCGACCCCCCTCGCCGTCCTGACCAAGCACATGAGCGAGGCGGTCGTGCCGCCGAGCCAGCTGGTGCCGGCCGGCGCCGTGCCGAGGGCCGTGGACCATGTGGTGATCTGCGCCCTGGCGAAGGAGCGCGAGCAACGTTACGCCAGCACGCAGCAGTTCAAGGACGCACTGCTCGGCGCCGCCAACCGCGCCGTTGGCGACGACAGCGCGGCGCCTGCACTGCCGCAGCCGAGCGACGCCAGCGATCTCGACCGACGCGTCGAGCTACCGGAGCGCCGTCGCGCCGACCAGCTCGATGCCCTGCCCTTGATCGGCGGCCAAACGCTCGGCACGGACCCCGAGACCGCCCTCTTCGCGCGCGGGCTGCGCCGCGCTCGGCTCTTGCGCGGCGCCCTCCTCCTCGGCACTCTCGCGCTGCTGGGCGGCGCGTTCTACCGCTACGCGATCCGCCAACCCGCCGCGCTGGCGCCCTTACGCGAGCATGAACCCAACGACACGCCGGCAGACGCGACGCTGCTGCGCCCCGGCCAGCCGGTCACCGGCTTGCTTGGCCAGCGCCTCAGCGCTGCCGAATCCGATCGCGACTGGTATCGCCTCGTGGTCGTGGGATCGGCAGCCCAGCAGCTGACGGCGCAGGTCAGCGCGCTCCCGAACATGGACCTCACCCTGGAGCTCTACGACGGCCGTGGCCAGCGGCTGGCCGCCGCGGACTCGGCTGGCCACGGGCTCGGCGAGCTGCTGCCAGCCTGGCCCGTCACGACCGGCAGCTACTACCTGCTGGTGCGTGAGGTTTGGCACGTCGGCCGCATTCCGACGGAGAACGTCACCGATACCTATCGCCTGGAGGCTGCGCTCGCGACCCCTCCAGCACCGTGGGAGCTCGAGCCGAACGACGCCGAGGGCAGCGCCAACTCCTTGGCGGTGGGCACGACCGTCGAGGGCCTTCTCGGCAGCACGAGCGACGAGGACACCTACCGCGTCGAGGTGCCACATCCCCGCCTAGTCGGCGAGGTCAGCGCCATCGCCGGGGTCGACCTCGTGGTCGAGATCTGGCGGCAGGGCAGCGCGCGGCACAAGATCATCGACGCGCACGGCAAGGGCGCCAGCGAACTCATCAGCGGCATTCGCGCGCATCGCGAGCGACCGATCTTCGTGCGGGTGCGACGCAAGGATCAGCGCAAGCGCCTGGAGGAGGCCCCCATGGGCCTCGACCAACCCTACCGCCTGCGCGTCTGGCCCAAGGACGCGGCGCCGCCGCGCCGAACGCGGCGCGATGCGCGACCCTGA
- the lexA gene encoding transcriptional repressor LexA, which translates to MQRLERDGDVVELEGGRGEPGRGALTARQAQVLAYIGECIEARGFPPTLREIGERLSIRSTNGVNDHLRALERKGYLERELWKSRALRPVGTTSVVSVPLLGQVAAGQPQLAVEQSDTSIKVDRSLLGSAPPGEVFALRVRGDSMIEDGILDSDYVFVRRQPTARAGQTVVALIDDEATVKRYYPDGDELRFQPANAAMAPIVVHSGEGRAVQLLGVVVGVYRRL; encoded by the coding sequence ATGCAGCGGCTGGAGCGAGACGGGGATGTGGTCGAGCTCGAGGGCGGGCGAGGCGAGCCCGGGCGCGGCGCGCTGACGGCGCGCCAGGCGCAGGTCCTCGCCTACATCGGCGAGTGCATCGAGGCCAGGGGGTTTCCGCCGACGCTGCGGGAGATCGGCGAGCGTCTCAGCATTCGCAGCACCAACGGGGTCAACGATCATCTCCGCGCGCTCGAGCGCAAGGGCTACCTCGAGCGCGAGCTGTGGAAATCGCGCGCGCTGCGGCCGGTCGGAACCACCTCGGTGGTCAGCGTCCCCTTGCTTGGGCAGGTCGCCGCGGGGCAGCCTCAGCTCGCCGTCGAGCAGAGCGACACGTCGATCAAGGTCGATCGCTCGCTGCTCGGGAGCGCCCCTCCCGGCGAGGTCTTCGCGCTGCGCGTGCGCGGCGACTCGATGATCGAAGACGGCATCCTCGATAGCGATTACGTCTTCGTCCGTCGCCAACCGACGGCGCGCGCCGGCCAGACGGTGGTGGCGCTGATCGACGACGAGGCCACGGTCAAGCGCTACTACCCCGACGGTGACGAGCTGCGCTTTCAGCCCGCCAACGCGGCGATGGCGCCCATCGTCGTGCATTCGGGCGAGGGGCGAGCGGTGCAGCTCCTCGGGGTGGTCGTCGGCGTCTACCGCCGCCTTTGA
- a CDS encoding serine/threonine protein kinase: MASTQRLDQSAESQGVVDETGDGAEGGVSAEERTARRIVDSARHARAVAEPTRQAYRRVPSGASAPGVEASTPRGRSGPRTGSAAASTADRSAGGLRKVARATGADGAADTNLGRVLGSYRLVSVLGRGGMGTVYRAEHVMLGRKVALKLLRPEYAARREAVRRFFNEARAVNDIGHGNIVDIADYQVLESGETFFIMELLEGQDLGKLIRHSGRRLELPHALEIALQVCDALEAAHDKAIIHRDLKPDNIYVSESEAKGLHVTLLDFGVAKLTGLSATDSSLQTAIGSVLGTPAYMSPEQASGLSVDQRTDIYSLGAILYEIFAGRPLFRAKSFGEFVLKHLNEAPLPFAQLPDPPEVPPELERVVMRCLAKDPEQRYPSATALRDELLRATGAAKTARRTRPTDQPHDRSHARERWRWKWPALGAGVILSAVAAFWFAAGLGGSGNLRSTLVPVPMTSANGARVNPSGMPLGIALPTGGPRGAGSPSGVARLQLNTEPAGASVQRQGERRSLGTTPLTLDVPLQHEPLEFIFRLPGHLDARERVRVRDGTVVWVNLEPMVGLKAADLAAAEAATTADGHPDARRPATTPAPRAARRPRQRRPRPISPGETVDPFAR; encoded by the coding sequence GTGGCGTCAACGCAGCGGCTGGACCAGAGCGCCGAGAGCCAGGGCGTCGTCGATGAAACGGGCGACGGCGCCGAGGGCGGGGTCTCCGCCGAGGAGCGCACCGCCCGGCGCATCGTCGACAGCGCTCGACACGCGCGCGCCGTCGCGGAGCCGACGCGCCAAGCCTACCGACGCGTTCCGAGCGGCGCGTCCGCGCCAGGGGTCGAGGCTTCGACCCCACGGGGTCGCTCAGGGCCGCGCACCGGCAGCGCCGCAGCGTCGACCGCCGACCGCTCCGCAGGCGGCCTCCGCAAGGTCGCCCGCGCGACGGGGGCCGATGGCGCCGCGGACACCAACCTGGGCCGCGTGCTGGGTTCCTACCGTCTGGTGAGCGTCCTCGGCCGCGGCGGCATGGGCACCGTCTATCGCGCCGAGCACGTAATGCTCGGGCGCAAGGTCGCGCTCAAGCTCCTGCGGCCGGAATACGCCGCCCGCCGCGAGGCCGTGCGCCGCTTCTTCAACGAGGCCCGGGCCGTCAACGATATCGGCCACGGCAACATCGTCGACATCGCGGACTACCAAGTACTGGAGAGCGGCGAGACCTTCTTCATCATGGAGCTGCTCGAAGGTCAGGATCTCGGCAAGCTGATCCGCCACAGCGGCCGGCGCCTCGAGCTACCGCACGCGCTCGAGATCGCCCTGCAGGTCTGTGACGCGCTCGAGGCGGCCCATGACAAGGCGATCATTCATCGCGACCTCAAGCCGGACAATATCTACGTCAGTGAGAGCGAGGCGAAGGGACTCCACGTCACCCTGCTCGACTTCGGCGTCGCCAAGCTGACAGGCCTGAGCGCCACCGATAGCAGCCTGCAGACGGCGATCGGTTCGGTGCTCGGAACGCCGGCGTATATGTCGCCCGAGCAGGCCAGCGGCCTCTCCGTTGACCAGCGCACGGACATCTACTCGCTCGGCGCCATCCTCTACGAGATATTCGCCGGCCGCCCGCTCTTTCGCGCCAAGTCCTTCGGCGAGTTCGTGCTCAAGCACCTCAACGAAGCGCCTTTGCCCTTCGCGCAGCTCCCGGACCCGCCCGAGGTGCCGCCCGAGCTCGAGCGCGTCGTCATGCGCTGCCTGGCCAAGGATCCGGAGCAGCGTTATCCGAGCGCGACGGCCCTGCGCGATGAGTTGCTGCGCGCCACGGGCGCGGCCAAGACGGCCCGGCGGACCCGCCCGACCGATCAACCCCACGATCGAAGCCATGCGCGCGAACGCTGGCGGTGGAAGTGGCCCGCGCTCGGGGCAGGCGTCATCCTCAGCGCGGTCGCCGCGTTTTGGTTCGCGGCGGGCCTTGGGGGCAGCGGCAACCTCCGCAGCACCCTCGTCCCGGTCCCCATGACCAGCGCAAACGGCGCCCGCGTGAACCCCTCGGGCATGCCTCTCGGGATCGCGCTCCCCACCGGCGGCCCCCGCGGCGCCGGCAGCCCGAGCGGGGTGGCTCGGCTGCAGCTCAACACGGAGCCGGCCGGCGCGTCCGTGCAGCGGCAGGGCGAGCGCCGAAGCCTGGGCACGACACCGCTGACGCTCGATGTGCCGCTGCAGCATGAGCCGCTGGAGTTCATCTTCCGCTTGCCGGGGCATCTTGACGCCCGCGAGCGCGTGCGCGTCCGCGATGGGACCGTGGTCTGGGTCAATCTGGAGCCGATGGTTGGGCTGAAGGCCGCCGACCTGGCTGCAGCGGAAGCAGCGACGACCGCGGACGGGCATCCCGACGCGCGGCGCCCCGCCACCACGCCAGCACCGCGCGCGGCCCGCCGACCGAGGCAGCGCAGGCCGCGGCCGATCTCGCCCGGCGAAACCGTGGACCCCTTCGCGCGCTGA
- a CDS encoding SpoIID/LytB domain-containing protein, translated as MRPFFPLAFVLCGLAVPAASRGDELSRGDKLRALYSNQFAFDRRGVPIISIAIAEGLDLATIEASVPPRLLPDGEDGPEVIAGTSWQIHLEPIAPAELEYFSVLGSRGVGLTGELPALFASWRQRGLKPRLIEIGTVFGVKGHVFDNRAFLLADGPWPSAEAARKRAQSLVTGSVDEATSVVSQLRKQPSALLEAVDPRSGLRVRALNALWFAPATPEGQLALRLRAGGPTHAYWGQVYVTVDRSSRLVVVNAVPADKLLAGLVPAEIFPSAPPAALAAQAVAARGDLLAKIGTRHLTDPYRICSWQHCQVYRGVGSEHPATTAAVAATRGLVLNRRKGGLVSALYSAHCGGHGEDNDAVWPAAPDSALRGRLDGGDATDRSRFGQGITEQTIEAWIAHRPQSWCARSGMNRDKLRWRVVLSAARLSELLRPLALGALRAVVVLRRGRSGRVNLLRLEGSSGTREVKGELTIRRLFGGLPSSMFVVHPSRDAQGKAVPLALEISGGGWGHGVGMCQTGAIGMAKAGRTFEQILQHYYPDTELKRGY; from the coding sequence ATGCGTCCCTTCTTCCCCCTCGCCTTCGTGCTCTGCGGGCTGGCTGTCCCCGCCGCGTCGCGGGGCGACGAGCTCAGCCGCGGCGACAAGCTGCGCGCGCTCTATAGCAACCAGTTCGCCTTCGATCGCCGGGGCGTTCCGATCATCTCGATTGCGATCGCCGAGGGACTCGACCTGGCGACGATCGAGGCCAGTGTGCCGCCGCGGCTCCTGCCCGACGGCGAGGACGGTCCCGAGGTGATCGCTGGCACGAGCTGGCAGATTCACCTCGAGCCCATCGCGCCGGCGGAGCTCGAGTATTTCTCCGTGCTCGGCAGCCGCGGGGTCGGCCTTACCGGCGAGCTCCCCGCGCTCTTCGCGAGCTGGCGGCAGCGTGGGCTCAAGCCGCGACTGATCGAGATCGGCACGGTCTTCGGCGTCAAGGGTCACGTCTTCGACAACCGCGCCTTCCTCCTCGCCGATGGACCGTGGCCCAGCGCGGAGGCCGCGCGGAAGCGGGCGCAGAGCCTCGTCACGGGCTCCGTCGACGAGGCGACGAGCGTCGTCTCCCAGCTGCGGAAGCAGCCCTCCGCGCTGCTCGAAGCGGTCGATCCGCGCAGTGGCCTCCGCGTCCGGGCGCTCAATGCGTTGTGGTTCGCGCCGGCGACACCCGAAGGGCAGCTCGCGCTGCGCCTGCGCGCGGGTGGTCCAACGCATGCGTACTGGGGCCAGGTCTACGTCACGGTCGACCGCAGCTCGCGCCTCGTGGTCGTCAATGCGGTGCCTGCGGACAAGCTGCTGGCAGGGCTCGTGCCGGCGGAGATCTTTCCCTCGGCGCCGCCCGCGGCGCTCGCCGCCCAAGCCGTGGCCGCGCGGGGCGATCTCCTGGCCAAGATCGGCACGCGGCACCTTACCGATCCCTATCGCATCTGCTCCTGGCAGCACTGCCAGGTTTACCGCGGCGTCGGCTCCGAGCATCCCGCCACGACCGCTGCCGTCGCCGCCACCCGCGGGCTGGTGCTGAATCGGCGAAAGGGCGGGTTGGTCAGCGCCCTCTACTCCGCCCACTGCGGCGGCCACGGCGAAGACAACGACGCGGTCTGGCCAGCCGCGCCCGACAGCGCCCTGCGCGGTCGCCTCGACGGCGGCGACGCCACCGATCGCAGCCGCTTCGGACAGGGCATCACCGAGCAGACGATCGAGGCCTGGATCGCACACCGCCCGCAGAGCTGGTGCGCCCGCAGCGGGATGAACCGCGACAAGTTGCGCTGGCGCGTCGTGCTGAGCGCCGCACGCCTGAGCGAGCTGCTGCGCCCGCTCGCCCTCGGTGCGCTGCGCGCGGTCGTCGTGCTGCGCCGCGGCCGCTCGGGACGGGTGAATCTGCTGCGCCTCGAGGGCTCGAGCGGAACCCGCGAGGTCAAGGGCGAGCTGACGATTAGGCGCCTCTTCGGTGGCCTGCCGAGCTCGATGTTTGTCGTGCACCCGTCGCGCGACGCGCAGGGCAAGGCGGTGCCGCTCGCGTTGGAGATCAGCGGCGGCGGTTGGGGTCACGGCGTGGGGATGTGCCAAACGGGCGCCATCGGCATGGCGAAGGCCGGCCGGACCTTCGAGCAGATTCTCCAGCACTACTACCCGGACACCGAGCTGAAGCGCGGCTACTGA